Proteins encoded within one genomic window of Arachis ipaensis cultivar K30076 chromosome B08, Araip1.1, whole genome shotgun sequence:
- the LOC107612150 gene encoding MLP-like protein 34 isoform X2, which produces MALSGKFSTEIVIHAPAGKFFNFVSKSLHQYQNVCERVHHTKLHQGEDWHSIGDSIKHWTYVIATDGKITTCKETIESVDEKNKTIKFNLFDGDISQQYKVLKVIAQEIDNSNGSVSAKWTLEYEKINYNVEAPYGYLELFDKNTKDMDAHLLKA; this is translated from the exons ATGGCACTGAGTGGTAAGTTTAGTACTGAAATTGTGATCCATGCACCTGCTGGAAAGTTCTTTAATTTTGTATCAAAATCTCTCCACCAATATCAAAACGTTTGTGAAAGAGTGCATCACACCAAGCTGCATCAGGGTGAGGATTGGCACAGCATTGGCGATTCGATTAAGCACTGGACTTATGTTATAG CAACAGATGGTAAAATAACTACATGCAAGGAGACAATTGAATCCGTTGATGAGAAGAACAAGACAATCAAATTCAATCTCTTTGATGGAGACATAAGTCAACAGTATAAAGTCTTGAAGGTCATCGCTCAAGAGATTGATAACAGCAATGGAAGTGTTTCAGCTAAATGGACACTTGAAtatgagaaaattaattataatgtCGAAGCTCCTTACGGTTACTTGGAATTGTTTGACAAAAATACTAAAGACATGGATGCTCATCTTCTCAAGGCATAA
- the LOC107612150 gene encoding MLP-like protein 34 isoform X3, giving the protein MALSGKFSTEIVIHAPAGKFFNFVSKSLHQYQNVCERVHHTKLHQGEDWHSIGDSIKHWTYVIDGKITTCKETIESVDEKNKTIKFNLFDGDISQQYKVLKVIAQEIDNSNGSVSAKWTLEYEKINYNVEAPYGYLELFDKNTKDMDAHLLKA; this is encoded by the exons ATGGCACTGAGTGGTAAGTTTAGTACTGAAATTGTGATCCATGCACCTGCTGGAAAGTTCTTTAATTTTGTATCAAAATCTCTCCACCAATATCAAAACGTTTGTGAAAGAGTGCATCACACCAAGCTGCATCAGGGTGAGGATTGGCACAGCATTGGCGATTCGATTAAGCACTGGACTTATGTTATAG ATGGTAAAATAACTACATGCAAGGAGACAATTGAATCCGTTGATGAGAAGAACAAGACAATCAAATTCAATCTCTTTGATGGAGACATAAGTCAACAGTATAAAGTCTTGAAGGTCATCGCTCAAGAGATTGATAACAGCAATGGAAGTGTTTCAGCTAAATGGACACTTGAAtatgagaaaattaattataatgtCGAAGCTCCTTACGGTTACTTGGAATTGTTTGACAAAAATACTAAAGACATGGATGCTCATCTTCTCAAGGCATAA